The following coding sequences are from one Verrucosispora sp. WMMD573 window:
- a CDS encoding metallopeptidase TldD-related protein, with product MSGIQDALEAALRHRRDADELLLIADETAATQVRWAGNALTTNGSVRARRVTAVAVRQGAAGVHVGLVGHAGTLGDTLPDLVRAAERVARDAPPAADAATLPTPWRTPSWAEPPGGTSVDAFRDVLPGLRDAFAAAGRRKLYGYAEHRVVTTYLATSTGTRLRHLQSSGLFDLSMRDEADASAWTGVTAPDLSKLDVAALTGELSATLGRPGRRVELPPGRYEVLLTPSCVADLMLHLYLAAGARGALDGRTAFSRPDGRLPVGERVTTLPLTLRSDPDHPLLPCAPFTVSRGTDDLTAVVDNGLPLRPTSWIDEGVLTALVQTRHTAAQTGSPLTPMVDNLMLEGAPGGPSLPEMVRATRRGLLLTSLWYLRDVDPASLLLTGLTRDGVHLVQDGEIVGTVHNFRFNESPLSLLGRATEAGRPVPALPREWGDYFTRMVMPPLRVPDFLMSAVSPAT from the coding sequence GTGAGCGGAATCCAGGACGCCCTGGAAGCGGCGCTGCGGCACCGGCGCGACGCCGACGAGCTGCTGCTGATCGCCGACGAGACGGCCGCCACGCAGGTGCGCTGGGCAGGCAACGCACTGACCACGAACGGCAGCGTCCGGGCCCGCCGGGTGACAGCGGTGGCGGTGCGGCAGGGCGCCGCCGGCGTACACGTCGGGCTGGTCGGCCACGCCGGGACGCTCGGTGACACCCTGCCGGACCTGGTCCGCGCGGCCGAGCGGGTCGCCCGCGACGCGCCGCCCGCCGCCGACGCCGCGACGCTGCCCACACCCTGGCGTACGCCGTCCTGGGCGGAGCCGCCCGGCGGCACCTCGGTCGACGCGTTCCGCGACGTGCTGCCCGGCCTCCGGGACGCCTTCGCGGCGGCCGGCCGGCGAAAGCTGTACGGATACGCCGAGCACCGCGTGGTCACCACCTACCTCGCCACGTCGACCGGCACCCGCCTGCGGCATCTCCAGTCCAGCGGCCTGTTCGACCTGAGCATGCGGGACGAGGCCGACGCCTCGGCCTGGACCGGCGTCACCGCGCCGGACCTGTCCAAGCTGGACGTGGCGGCACTCACCGGTGAGCTGTCCGCGACGCTGGGGCGGCCCGGCCGCCGGGTCGAACTGCCGCCGGGCCGCTACGAGGTGCTGCTCACCCCCAGCTGCGTGGCCGACCTGATGCTCCACCTCTACCTGGCCGCCGGGGCGCGCGGCGCCCTGGACGGGCGCACCGCCTTCAGCCGCCCGGACGGCCGGCTGCCGGTCGGCGAACGCGTCACCACGCTGCCGCTGACGCTGCGCAGCGACCCTGACCATCCGCTGTTGCCCTGCGCCCCGTTCACGGTCAGCCGGGGCACGGACGACCTCACCGCGGTGGTCGACAACGGGCTGCCGCTGCGGCCGACCAGCTGGATCGACGAGGGTGTGCTGACCGCGCTCGTGCAGACCCGGCACACCGCCGCGCAGACCGGTAGCCCGCTCACCCCGATGGTGGACAACCTGATGCTGGAGGGCGCGCCGGGCGGGCCGTCGCTGCCCGAGATGGTCCGCGCCACCCGGCGCGGCCTGCTGCTCACCTCGCTGTGGTACCTGCGCGACGTCGATCCGGCGTCGCTGCTGCTGACCGGCCTGACCCGCGACGGTGTGCACCTCGTGCAGGACGGCGAGATCGTCGGCACGGTACACAACTTCCGGTTCAACGAGAGCCCGCTGTCGCTGCTGGGCCGCGCCACCGAGGCCGGCCGGCCGGTGCCGGCGCTGCCCCGTGAGTGGGGTGACTACTTCACCCGCATGGTGATGCCGCCGTTGCGGGTGCCCGACTTCCTCATGTCGGCGGTCAGCCCGGCGACATGA